The DNA region CAACGAGCACATTGCCTGGGGCGGCACCAACATGCGCGCCCTGTCCAGCGACCTGGTGGACGTTGGCTCCCTGCCGGATGCGGTGTTTGTGAAGGAGCGCAGCACGCTGGGCACGCGCTTCTGGGTGGACGACGAGTTCACCATCCGCCGCTCCCCTTACGGCCCGGTGATCACCGATGTGGACGAGGTGCCGTCTGCCGGCGGGCGGACGCTGGCCCTGCGCTGGATGGGTCACCGCCCCAGCGACGAGGTGACCGCCTTTCTGGATGTGGCACGCGCGTCGAATTGGGAGGAGTTCCACGACGCCTTCAAAACATTCGCTGTGCCGGCGCAGAACATGCTCTACGCCGACGACGCCGGGAACATCGGCTTGGTGCTGGCAGCGCATCTGCCCGAACGGCCGGCGTGGCACGCCTCCAAGCTCATCCTCACGCCGGACGAGGCCGACGAGGCGTGGTCCACGATTTTAGACTCCTCGGAGCTGCCCACATCCTACAATCCGGACGAGGGGTTCCTGGCCTCGGCCAACAACCGGCCCACGCAGACAAGCTATCAGATCGGCTACTTTTTCCCGCCGGACCTGCGCATCCGTCGGCTCAAGGAGCTGCTCTCGGCGCGCGAGACACACGACGTGGAAAGCATGGTCGCCTTGCAGCGTGACGTCTACTCCATCGAGTCGCACACGCTCGCGCAACGCCTTGCGCAGATCAACGAGGAGGCGGACTTTTCCGCTGCGCCGCGCTCCGGCGCGCTCTGGGACGCCATCACCCATTGGAACGGCCGCTACGATGCCGACTCCACCGCCGCCTTTGTCTTCGAATCGTTCCTGGTGGAGTTCGCGCCGCGGCTCTCCCAGGCCGCCGGCGAGGCCGACGTCTTCGAAGAAATCAAGGGCTCCGCCCATCTGCGCGGCTTTCTGCTCAAGCTTCTGGAGCGCACCGACCCGGCCACGGTACGCGCCCTCATTGCCGAATCCCTTGAAGCCGTCGCAGCCACCGGCACGGACGGCACGGCCTGGGGCGACGTCCACCGCATCGAGGCGCGGCACATGCTCGCCAGCGTGCCCGTCATCGGCTCGCGCTACGTGTTCGGCGACTACCCGGCCGGCGGCTCCCAGGAAACCGTGATGAAACGCGCCCACCCGCTGACCGTGGAACGCCACCGCACCACCTACGGCTCCCAGGCGCGGCACATCTCCGACCTCTCCGACCCGGACGCCAACTACTTCGTGCTCTTCGGCGGCGAGGACGGCTGGATCAACAGCGCCAACTTCACCGACCAGATCCCACTCTGGCGCAGCAGCACCTACATCCGCATGTCGCTCAGCAAAAAAGGACGCACCACCGAGTTCCCCCTGGCGATTTCCCTGCAACCCGGCGGATAACTATTCCAAGGGGCGCTGCCCCTTGAACCCCGCAAGGGAGCTAAGCTCCCTTGACCCATAGTTGGGGTTCGGGAACAGTGTTCCCCTTGCATGCCAGCATGCTCAGCATGAAAAAGGATGGATGGCTACTGGCCGGGCATTTCCAGCCCGTTGGCGACGGGGAATGTGATGACGAAGCAGGCGCCCTCCCCGTCCATGCGCACGGCCTGGATGGAGCCGCCGTAGTCTTTGACGATGCCGTAGGAGATGGAGAGGCCGAGGCCGGTGCCCTTGCCCACGTCCTTGGTGGTGAAGAACGGCTCGAAGAGCTTGGCGCGAATGGCGTCCGGGATGCCACTGCCCGTATCGCACAACTTGATGACCACCTCCTTGTCCGTGGACGCAGTGGTGATGGTGATGCGCTTTTCCAGGTTCTCGGGCTTTTCCTTTTTCCAGCGATCCTCGATGGCGTCGCGCGCATTGATGAGCAGATTGATGATGACCTGCTCCAGCCGGTTGGAGTCCGCCATGATGAACGGCAGGGGTTCCTGCAACTGCCACTCCACGGCGATGTTGCGCACGTTGAGCTGCTGGCTGAAGAAGTCGAAGGCGCGCTGGAGCACGCTGTTGATGTTGACCGGCATGGTTTTGAGGTCGGACTTGCGGCCGAACTCGCGCATGTGGTCGATGATCTTGCTGGCGCGGTCCACATGGGTGCTCACACCCTCGGCGATCTCCTCCAGCATTGTTTCATCCATCTCCTGATGGCGGCTGACGCGGCGCGAGAGCAGGTTGCTGATGGTCTTGAGAATCGCCAGGGGCTGGTTGAGCTCATGGGCCACGCCGGTGGCCATCTCGCCCAGGGTGGTCATCTTGCTGGCCTGGATGAGCTGCTGCTCGGCCTCCAGCTTCTTGGTGATGTCCGCGCAGGAGGCGATGAGCACCTTCTGGTCCAGGAACTCGGCCGGCGAGATGCGGATGGTGACGTAGATGGCGCGGCCGCTTTTGGTGATGTGCGAGCATTGGTCGATCTCGCGTTTCACCTTGAGTATCTCGCGCCAGTCGTCGCGCTCCTCCTTGCGGAAGAACATGAGGAACGACCTGCCGATGAACTCCTCGTTGGCGTAGCCGTAGCTCGTGGTGGCGGAATCGTTGCAATCCAGGATGTCCAGGGTGTCGGCGTCCAGCACGAACAGCGCGTTGGGCGTGGACTCGAAGATGGCCTGGTAGCGCTCCTCGGACGCGGCCAGCTTTTCCTCCAGCTCCTTGCGGCGGGTGATGTCTATCATCATCTCCATGGCCGCGACCACCTCGCCTTCCTTGTTGCGAATGGGCGAGGTGTAGACGATCCAGTGGATGGGATGGCCATCCTTGGACACGCCGCTCTCCTCGCTGGCGTGGGGCAGGCCGTCCTGGAAGGTCCTGTCTACGGGGCAGACGGGGCAACGCTCCATGCGGCCCTTGTTCATCAGGAAGCAGTGCTTGCCGCGGGAGCGGCCAAAGTGCTCGCGGTAGGCGCGGTTGTGGCGAATGACGCGGAAGTCGCGGTCCACCACGCTGACCAGGCACGGCACGTTCTGGAAGAGGTCGCGATACTCCTCGCGCTGATCCACCAGGGCGCGGTGCTTCTCGCTCACCGTGCGGCCCATCATGTTGAAGGAGTCGGCCAGCACGCCTATCTCGTCCACCTGCTTCATGTTTATTTCATTGAAGAAGTTCCCGACTCCCACGTTTCTGGTGGCGCGGATGAGCTTGCGGATAGGCATGAAAATGGCGCGGTAGGAGTAGACGAACAGCGCGGCAAAGGTGGCGATGAAAACGATGATGGAGATGATCAGGTTGTTGCGCTCGAAGTCCACAACCATGGCGCTCTTGGACTTGGTGCTGACCTCTATGTCTAGCAGGCCCAGCAGGCGTTCATCCTCGGAGTGTACATGGCACGGGCCGCCGATGCAGCCCGGCGTGTTGGGGATGGGCGTCATGATGCCCACGATCTCGGTGCCGTTGACCTCGCGGATGCGGCTGCGTTCGTCCAGGCCCATGGTTGCCGGCGGCGGGTCGTACTGGTGGCAGGTCCAGCAGGACGGGGAGTGCATGTCCACCACGTTGTCCACCTCGGCCTTGTTGTTGGAGAAGACGATGCGGCCCTGCTTGTTGTAGATGCGTATGCCCTTGATCTCCTCCTGCTTGCCGATGTTGTGGATGATCTCCTTGATGTCGTTCTCGGAGTCCAGCATCATGGCGTAGTGGAGCCCCAGCAGGATAGTATCCGAGAGCATGGCAATGTCCGACTTGACGTTCTTGAGGACGTTCGCCTTGAAGAACAGGACGTTGAAGCCAATCCAGAGGACGACGCAGAGGAGCAGCACCAGGCCGCCGGAGAAGAGCATCTTGAGGGTGAGGCTGCGCCTGATCATGTTGATGAGGGGCATGACCTCACTCCAGGGTACGGACGATTGGGCACGGAAGTGCGAAGGGGTACGGACCGGGATGCGGCGAAAAGGCCGCGCGGGATCATTCTTTCTCGGTCGGAGCCGGGCACAGACGCGCGTCCTTCACGAGATCGGCCAGGGTGTACGAGTCCAGCATCCTGTACATGGCCTGATGGGCGTCGTCCCAGATGGACCGCCGCAGACAGACTGCCGCGCGGTTGCAGGTGGCCGGATCGCCGCTGCAGTCGAGCACGCGGTCTTCCTCGCCTTCCAGAATCCGCGCCACGGCGCCGATGGAAATCTCCTCCGGCGTCTTGGTCAGGATATTGCCGCCGTTGGGACCGCGCTTGCCCTTGAGGTACCCGGCCTCGTTCAGAGTCTTGATCATCTTTTCGAGGTACTTGAGGGAGATGCCCTCGCGCCGGGCCGTATCCTTGCTGGGGACGGGGCCCGTGTCCGAGTGCAGGGCGATATCCAGCAGCAAGCGCGTGCCGTATCTGCTTCGTGTGGTCAGCTTCATGAACCGTGCTCTTTGAAGAAAAAATCCATGCGGTGTCGGCCGGGCGTAAAACCCGCCGGTGAGTCGTGTGTAGTCCGTATGCAATGGCGATGCAAGTGGTCAACATTACGCGATTATGTGGACCATATAGGTCTGAAATACACGATTACTCACACTCACCCGGCTGCGACGGCGCTTGCCTGGCCGAATCCGGGAGACGCCTGGGCATGGTTATGATGAAGCTGGTTCCCTTGTCCGGCTCGGAATCCACGTTGATGGAGCCGCCATGGTGCTCGATGGTCTGGTTGGAGATAAACAGGCCCAGGCCGGTGCCCTTCCTGCCCTTGGACGAGAAGAACAGGGTGAATATCTTCTCCCGGGTCTCGCGGTCCATGCCCATGCCGTTGTCTTCCACGACAATCTCCACGGCCGGGCCTTTGGATGCGGCGCGCAGAGCCACGCGCGGGGAACCGTTACGACGCGCCGCGCAGGCGTCCACGGCGTTCTCCAGAAAGTTGACCAGGGCGGCGGAGAAGGCGCTGCTGTCCACCTCCATGGTCTCCAGGCCGTCCCCGAACACGCACTCGTAGGCAATGCCGGCGCCCTCGGCCCGGTCGCGAACGATGTCGGCCACGCCGGTCAGGAACTCCTTCACGTCCACCACCTCGGCCTCCAGGGCGCGGCTTTTGGCGTAGTACAGGATGTCCAGGATCATCTTCTTGATCCGGACGATCATGGTCTTCACCGTTTCCATGGCCTGGGCGATCTTCTCCGGGTCCTCCTTGCGCATGCCGGACTCCAGACGGTAGATGCCGCCGTCCAGGGCGGTAAGCATGCCCTTGACGCCGTGGGACATGGAGCCGAGCATGATGCCCAGGGAGGTAAGGTGGTCCTGCAGCCGGCGAATCTCGGTGATGTCCGTGGACATCTCCATGACTTGGGTGATGGCGCCAAAGGCGTTGCGGATGGGCGCGGACCAGACGAGAATATTCTTGTTTTCGCCGGCGGCCGTGGTCACCACGGTTTCCATCTGGTGGCTCTCGCCGTCCTCCAGAGTCTTGGTAACCAGGCACTCGTGGCACGGCGCACCGCAGTACTGGTGCACTTCATCGCAGTGGCGGCCCTCGGCGTCGGGAAAGTCCTCTTTGAAGCGGCGATTGACCTCGGCGATGGTCAGGTCCGGGTTCTGCACGGAGATATAGCACGGCGCCTCGTCAAAGAGCCGCTGGAACTTGAGCTGGGTTGTGAGCAGCTCTTCCTTGAGCCGCGCCAGCTCGGTCATGTCCACGGAGATTTCGAGCACGAGGTCGAGCTCGCCCTCGGTGTTGTGGATGGGCGCCGTGTAGACGGACACGGGAATGCGCTCGCCGATCTCGCTGACCAGGATCTCCTTGCTGCGCTGGCCCTTGCCCGTGGCAAAGGTCTTGCGCACCGGGCAGTCCACGCACTCGGCGCCGCGGCCCTCGAAGATGGAGTAGCTCTTCTCGCCGATGAAGTGACCGAGCCGCTCCTTGAACAGGGCGTTGGCGGCCACGATCTCCTGATTCCTGTTGTGAACCGAGACAAGGCAGGGAAGCTCGTTGAACAGACCGGACTCGCTCTCCACCTCGTTGGCCACGTTGGTCAGGGCGGAGCTCAGCCCTTCCATCACGCGCGACGCGGCCGTCTGCCGCTCCAGGTCTACGATGCGCTGGGTTTTCTCCTCCACCAGCCGTTCGAGGTTCTCGGTGTACTCGCGAAGCTGTTGCTTCATGCCAATCTTCTCGATCAGCCGCTCCAGCGAAATTTCCAGAACGTCGTTATTGATGGGCTTGGTGATGAAGTCCGCGGCGTCGTGCTTGAGCGCCTCGATGGCCAGCTCCAGATCGCCGTGGCCGGAGATGATGACGACCTCCGTGTCCGGAGAGATTGTCTTGACCTGCTGCAACAGCTCAATGCCGTCCATGACCGGCATCTTGATGTCCGTGAGAATGATTGACGGCCTGAACGAATCGAAGAGCTCGAGCGCTTCCCGGCCGTTGGCCGCCGTGGCGACCTCATAGCCCATGTCTTCGAGCGACAATCCCAGAAAACGACGGATTCCCTCTTCATCGTCAACGAGCATCAGCTTTTTGACGTCCATGCTTCCTCTCAGATCCGGGGCCGTAGTGCGGCTCCCGTCGTCTCTATGGCGCGTTGCTGCTCATCGTCTCCAGCCCACGCCGGGTACGGCTGGGCGCGGTCTGGTTCATTCGCCTATGGTGTCACGCACAATCTGTATGACTTCCGCCGGGTCGAACGGTTTCTTAATGGTGGCCACGGCCCGCTTGATGGCCAGGTGGATGCCGGAAAGCCCGCTGATGACGATAACCGGGAGGCTCTCGAACTCCTCGGTTTGCGTCAGCTTTCTGTAGAACCGCGGGCCCCACTCGTTGGGCATCTCCAGGTCCAACGTGATGAGGTCCGGCTTTTCGGCCAGGGCCACATCGTAGGCCGTGACGCCGTCCGAAGCGCGGCAGGTGCAGTATCCGTGGTCTTCAAAGACGTTGACGAGGTAATCCACGATTGCTTCGTCGTCATCGACCACCATGATCTTCTTGGGCATGCGCCCTCCCCTTTGCATTAGAGTTCAGATGGCTCAACGCAAACCATGCAAAGAGCGTGTACTGTACCTGTGCGCTTTTTCAAGTTCCAAATGTGGGTAATCCGCGCCGCCGGCGTCGACGGCGCGGACACACAACCCTGCAAATCGTTCGTTACCCTATGGTATCCTTGACGATCTTCATCAGCTCAGCCGGATCGAAGGGCTTGGACAAGCTTGCAACCGCTTTGGGAATAGCGTATTTGTTCGCGCTGAGCCCGCTGATGACGATCACCGGAATCCTTTTAAGGTCCTGGTTTTGTGACAGTTTCCGGTAAAAGCGGGGGCCCCATTCCTCTGGCATTTCCAAATCCAGAGTAATGAGGTCCGGGTTCTCCTTGACAACCACATCATCCGCAACGGCGCCATCGTCCGCAGTGACGACCTCGTACCCGTTGTCGGTGAAGAGTTCAGTCAGATAGGAGCGGATTTCCTGGTCATCATCAATGATCAGAATCTTTTTGGACATTGTGCCCTCCTATTTCGTGACTAGGATTCAACCCTAGTCCCTTGACGTTGCCGCAATCAGCCGCCGCCACGGCTGATTGCGGTATTTTTTTGCTACTTCCGTATATTTCCGCAAACCAGATGCAAGGAAGCATTCGCCAGGAAGCGAGCTATGCTACCTTGTCCGGCTTGTTCACGCTGACCACGGGACAGCTGGCGCGCAGGATGACCTGCTCCACGGTGGAGCCCAGGCGGGCGTCGTCCGTGGAGATCTCGCGCGTGTGGTGCGCCATGACTATGAGATCGGCCATGCGCTCGCGTGCGAGCTTGACGATCTCCATGTAGGGCACGCCTTCCCACGCCTCGATGTCGATCTTGCCGAAGTCGCCGGCCTGGGCGGCGTACAGTCCGCGCATGCGGTTGCGCGCCTCGATGAGCCGGTCCTCGATCTCGTTCTGGGCCAGCACCTTGCCGCCCACGTCCAGGGCGTGGAACAGCGTAAGATCGCAGTCGCACTCCTTGGCCATGTTCAGCGCGTAGTTGAAGGCGTGCATGGCCTGCTTGGAGAAGTCCGTGCAGAACAGGATGTTGCTGAAGCCGCCGCGGTAGGCTGCGGTCTCGCGGTGCACGGTCATCACCGGGCACTTGGCGGACTTGGCCACCTTCTGCAGGGTGCTGCCGGTGTAGCCCTTGTAGTCGATGTGGTCCGCGCTGCCGGAGCTTGCACCCATGATGATCAGGTCCACATCCTCGCTACGCGCGGCGCGCAGAATCTCGCGCTGCGGCACGCCGGTGGTGAGGATGAAACGGACCTTGCCGGCGTCCGCATCCTCGATCTGCTTGGCGTAGGTGTTCTTCAGCTCGTCCTCCACCCAGCTCATGTAGTCTTCGTCCACCTGGACCTCGTCGCCGGTGCGGACATCCTTCACAATCTGGGAGTACGCCTTGGTCGGCAGGCCGACCACGTGGAAGACGATGATCTCGGCGCCGTACCGTTTGGCCATCTGGAAGGCCACGCGGGCGGCTCCGAAGCTCGCCGGCGAGCCCGTGGTGGCCAGCAGAATTTTCTTGGACATGTAGTACCTCGCAAATGCTGAGGGTTCTTGCGTCTGGTTCGGCTTGCGCCCTACTCTTCCGGCTTCAGATGATCCGGCACCACCATCATCTCGATGATCAGCGGCTTGAGGAAGCTCCAACGGATGCCGATCTTGTACTCTTCCTCCAGGTCGCGGATGGCGTCCCAGCAGTTGTGGCACGGCGCGATGACCAGCTTGGCGCCGGTGGCCTTGATCTGCTGCAGCTTCTTGAGCAGAGCCACGTTGCGCTGGGGCCGGTACTTGCCGATGCCGTTGAACCCGCCACCGCCGCCGCAGCAGTAGTTGTACTCCTTGTTGGGAGCCATCTCGCGGAAGTAGCCGGGCTCGACGATGTACTCAATGATCTTGCGAGTGACGTTCTTGAGCCCCTGGTTGCGCACGTAGTTGCAGGAGTCCTGCAGGGTGACGGGCTCCTTGATGCGCTTCTCCGGGTCGATCTTGATCTTGCCGGTCTCCAGGGCTTCCAGCAGCCACTCCACGTAGTGCATGTAGGGCACCGGGGGTTGGCCGTCCTCGCGACCCACCCAGTACGGTCCTTCGATGACCGTGGCGCGGTGGGCGTGACCGCATTCCGTGCCGATGGCGCGCTTGGGCTTCAGGCGCTCCAGGGCGGCGTAGACGTTGGCCACGTTGTCCTTGCAGCATTCCCAGTCGCCGGCGAACATGGACAGGGAGGTCTGCTCCCAGCCCTCGGAGGGCACAGTCCAGTTCTCACCGGCCACATGGAAGAGGATCGCGGCCTCGGCGATATCTTCCGGGTAGTGCTTGGGCTCGCGGGCGTTGCAGGTGTACATGATGTCCGCGCCTTCCTTGTCGATGGGAATCTCCAGGCCCGGCCATTCCTCTTCGTTCTCCTCGGCCATCCACTCGCAGGTCTCGGTCCAGTCCTCGGTGGTCACATCCATCTGCGCGCGGTACACGCGGTGCATGCCGGAGCCGATCTTCAGCTCCCACGGCACGAAGCCCTGCGAGTACAAGAGGCCGCGCAGGTAGGAGAACATCACGCCCATGTCGATGCCGTGGGGGCAGAACTGGCCGCAGCGGTTGCAGCAGGTGCACCAGCTCCAGGCCACGTCCATGCAGTGGCGCATGAACTCGTTGCTGACCTTGCCCTTCTTCTTGATGATCTCGCCCAGGGTGGACTGGATCTTGTAGGAAGGTACCTGCTCCGGCTTGCGGCCGTTGACCTGGT from Oceanidesulfovibrio marinus includes:
- the divK gene encoding DVU0259 family response regulator domain-containing protein; translated protein: MSKKILIIDDDQEIRSYLTELFTDNGYEVVTADDGAVADDVVVKENPDLITLDLEMPEEWGPRFYRKLSQNQDLKRIPVIVISGLSANKYAIPKAVASLSKPFDPAELMKIVKDTIG
- the hmcF gene encoding sulfate respiration complex iron-sulfur protein HmcF — protein: MPEGTLCNRQPITTEEQLKLVLNDKGGKQYYAEMEELEVDSDKLWGAIQKTLKSRTKTWLDICAHCGLCAESCFLYQVNGRKPEQVPSYKIQSTLGEIIKKKGKVSNEFMRHCMDVAWSWCTCCNRCGQFCPHGIDMGVMFSYLRGLLYSQGFVPWELKIGSGMHRVYRAQMDVTTEDWTETCEWMAEENEEEWPGLEIPIDKEGADIMYTCNAREPKHYPEDIAEAAILFHVAGENWTVPSEGWEQTSLSMFAGDWECCKDNVANVYAALERLKPKRAIGTECGHAHRATVIEGPYWVGREDGQPPVPYMHYVEWLLEALETGKIKIDPEKRIKEPVTLQDSCNYVRNQGLKNVTRKIIEYIVEPGYFREMAPNKEYNYCCGGGGGFNGIGKYRPQRNVALLKKLQQIKATGAKLVIAPCHNCWDAIRDLEEEYKIGIRWSFLKPLIIEMMVVPDHLKPEE
- a CDS encoding universal stress protein, which gives rise to MSKKILLATTGSPASFGAARVAFQMAKRYGAEIIVFHVVGLPTKAYSQIVKDVRTGDEVQVDEDYMSWVEDELKNTYAKQIEDADAGKVRFILTTGVPQREILRAARSEDVDLIIMGASSGSADHIDYKGYTGSTLQKVAKSAKCPVMTVHRETAAYRGGFSNILFCTDFSKQAMHAFNYALNMAKECDCDLTLFHALDVGGKVLAQNEIEDRLIEARNRMRGLYAAQAGDFGKIDIEAWEGVPYMEIVKLARERMADLIVMAHHTREISTDDARLGSTVEQVILRASCPVVSVNKPDKVA
- a CDS encoding penicillin acylase family protein → MRAQQFHRLALLLALVWLAGASGCALLTPLPASSTTDERIAAFPTDNLPLEKPATIRWNAYQIPYVEAATDDDAAFLLGMVHAHLRLAQLEIGKRLSQGRMSELGGPSLDGLDRALRTIDYGYAARDMYDAMPPETKRWLSRFVDGINYYKKRLNPHEYPHELSLLAMKTEPWTVLDVLTLGRLASTDVNWISYYSLLAIPDKAERDKVRQYLVDVGLAGAVSFAADDDGVEATEVILSNAKPGSNSVAVSGKHTKTGAALMANDPHLGLLLPNFWLIAGLDCPSLHAVGLMPPGLPVFAIGRNEHIAWGGTNMRALSSDLVDVGSLPDAVFVKERSTLGTRFWVDDEFTIRRSPYGPVITDVDEVPSAGGRTLALRWMGHRPSDEVTAFLDVARASNWEEFHDAFKTFAVPAQNMLYADDAGNIGLVLAAHLPERPAWHASKLILTPDEADEAWSTILDSSELPTSYNPDEGFLASANNRPTQTSYQIGYFFPPDLRIRRLKELLSARETHDVESMVALQRDVYSIESHTLAQRLAQINEEADFSAAPRSGALWDAITHWNGRYDADSTAAFVFESFLVEFAPRLSQAAGEADVFEEIKGSAHLRGFLLKLLERTDPATVRALIAESLEAVAATGTDGTAWGDVHRIEARHMLASVPVIGSRYVFGDYPAGGSQETVMKRAHPLTVERHRTTYGSQARHISDLSDPDANYFVLFGGEDGWINSANFTDQIPLWRSSTYIRMSLSKKGRTTEFPLAISLQPGG
- a CDS encoding PAS domain S-box protein → MPLINMIRRSLTLKMLFSGGLVLLLCVVLWIGFNVLFFKANVLKNVKSDIAMLSDTILLGLHYAMMLDSENDIKEIIHNIGKQEEIKGIRIYNKQGRIVFSNNKAEVDNVVDMHSPSCWTCHQYDPPPATMGLDERSRIREVNGTEIVGIMTPIPNTPGCIGGPCHVHSEDERLLGLLDIEVSTKSKSAMVVDFERNNLIISIIVFIATFAALFVYSYRAIFMPIRKLIRATRNVGVGNFFNEINMKQVDEIGVLADSFNMMGRTVSEKHRALVDQREEYRDLFQNVPCLVSVVDRDFRVIRHNRAYREHFGRSRGKHCFLMNKGRMERCPVCPVDRTFQDGLPHASEESGVSKDGHPIHWIVYTSPIRNKEGEVVAAMEMMIDITRRKELEEKLAASEERYQAIFESTPNALFVLDADTLDILDCNDSATTSYGYANEEFIGRSFLMFFRKEERDDWREILKVKREIDQCSHITKSGRAIYVTIRISPAEFLDQKVLIASCADITKKLEAEQQLIQASKMTTLGEMATGVAHELNQPLAILKTISNLLSRRVSRHQEMDETMLEEIAEGVSTHVDRASKIIDHMREFGRKSDLKTMPVNINSVLQRAFDFFSQQLNVRNIAVEWQLQEPLPFIMADSNRLEQVIINLLINARDAIEDRWKKEKPENLEKRITITTASTDKEVVIKLCDTGSGIPDAIRAKLFEPFFTTKDVGKGTGLGLSISYGIVKDYGGSIQAVRMDGEGACFVITFPVANGLEMPGQ
- a CDS encoding RrF2 family transcriptional regulator, which gives rise to MKLTTRSRYGTRLLLDIALHSDTGPVPSKDTARREGISLKYLEKMIKTLNEAGYLKGKRGPNGGNILTKTPEEISIGAVARILEGEEDRVLDCSGDPATCNRAAVCLRRSIWDDAHQAMYRMLDSYTLADLVKDARLCPAPTEKE
- a CDS encoding response regulator, whose translation is MDVKKLMLVDDEEGIRRFLGLSLEDMGYEVATAANGREALELFDSFRPSIILTDIKMPVMDGIELLQQVKTISPDTEVVIISGHGDLELAIEALKHDAADFITKPINNDVLEISLERLIEKIGMKQQLREYTENLERLVEEKTQRIVDLERQTAASRVMEGLSSALTNVANEVESESGLFNELPCLVSVHNRNQEIVAANALFKERLGHFIGEKSYSIFEGRGAECVDCPVRKTFATGKGQRSKEILVSEIGERIPVSVYTAPIHNTEGELDLVLEISVDMTELARLKEELLTTQLKFQRLFDEAPCYISVQNPDLTIAEVNRRFKEDFPDAEGRHCDEVHQYCGAPCHECLVTKTLEDGESHQMETVVTTAAGENKNILVWSAPIRNAFGAITQVMEMSTDITEIRRLQDHLTSLGIMLGSMSHGVKGMLTALDGGIYRLESGMRKEDPEKIAQAMETVKTMIVRIKKMILDILYYAKSRALEAEVVDVKEFLTGVADIVRDRAEGAGIAYECVFGDGLETMEVDSSAFSAALVNFLENAVDACAARRNGSPRVALRAASKGPAVEIVVEDNGMGMDRETREKIFTLFFSSKGRKGTGLGLFISNQTIEHHGGSINVDSEPDKGTSFIITMPRRLPDSARQAPSQPGECE
- the divK gene encoding DVU0259 family response regulator domain-containing protein — encoded protein: MPKKIMVVDDDEAIVDYLVNVFEDHGYCTCRASDGVTAYDVALAEKPDLITLDLEMPNEWGPRFYRKLTQTEEFESLPVIVISGLSGIHLAIKRAVATIKKPFDPAEVIQIVRDTIGE